A genomic window from Spiroplasma helicoides includes:
- a CDS encoding Rnase Y domain-containing protein, with the protein MTNSIENSTWPIILTILVVLLIALVILSGYLLLSKRRGHVLKKAKDEAKKIKMKVLAEAKIEVSNLKTEMEESISLKKIEIESENKILDQKREKYQEDLENLIIRERRVAEQQLENNKIKNKLLVDVDNVVNVLEKISQMSTQEAKEKLLLFVENTYLDDIYKEIKEKEEKARLQSKEIVLNILMDAMEKSHVKIATEKNTTIFEIEDDSWKGRIIGRDGRNIKTFQQYGGVDIVVDDVSKRIVISSFNPLRREIAYNTLDTLVKSGRVQPAAIEETLIIEEQKIEETFLKTGYEVTKDLNIFDFDEEIIRNIGKLKYRFSYGQSVLQHSIEVAKIAKSIAHSLELNEDIALRAGLLHDIGKAMDFEQEGSHVELGANLLKRLKMNETLVNCIEAHHGDVEKKSVYAEITAIADTISAARFGARNNSADEFFERLKDVEEACLKFEGVLKAYVFQSGRQIRVIVNPDIIEDSQLKNMTYLIKEKIREINKTPGDIYITLIRERRESIKI; encoded by the coding sequence ATGACAAATAGTATAGAAAATAGCACATGGCCTATAATATTAACAATATTAGTAGTTCTTTTAATTGCTTTGGTGATTTTAAGTGGGTATTTATTGTTAAGCAAGCGTCGTGGTCATGTTTTGAAAAAAGCAAAAGACGAAGCAAAAAAAATAAAAATGAAAGTTTTAGCTGAAGCTAAAATAGAAGTGTCAAATTTAAAGACAGAAATGGAAGAGTCTATCTCTTTAAAGAAAATAGAAATAGAATCTGAAAATAAAATACTTGATCAAAAAAGAGAAAAGTACCAAGAAGATCTTGAAAACCTAATAATCAGAGAGAGAAGAGTTGCAGAACAACAACTTGAAAATAACAAGATAAAAAATAAGTTGTTGGTGGATGTGGATAATGTTGTCAATGTTTTAGAAAAAATATCGCAGATGAGTACTCAAGAAGCAAAAGAAAAGCTATTGCTTTTTGTTGAAAATACGTACCTAGATGATATTTATAAAGAAATTAAAGAAAAAGAAGAAAAAGCCAGATTACAATCTAAAGAAATAGTTTTAAATATTTTAATGGATGCTATGGAAAAATCTCATGTTAAAATAGCAACGGAAAAAAATACAACTATTTTTGAAATAGAGGATGATTCTTGAAAAGGAAGAATAATCGGTAGAGATGGCAGAAATATAAAAACTTTTCAGCAATATGGTGGTGTTGATATAGTTGTTGATGATGTATCCAAAAGAATAGTTATATCCTCATTTAATCCATTGCGAAGAGAAATTGCTTATAATACTTTAGATACTTTAGTAAAAAGTGGTAGAGTACAACCAGCTGCAATTGAAGAAACTTTGATTATAGAAGAGCAAAAAATTGAAGAAACATTTTTAAAAACAGGTTATGAAGTCACTAAAGATTTAAATATTTTTGATTTTGATGAAGAAATTATTAGAAATATAGGTAAGTTGAAATATCGTTTTAGTTATGGGCAAAGTGTTTTGCAACACTCAATAGAAGTTGCAAAAATCGCAAAATCTATTGCTCACTCACTAGAATTAAATGAAGATATTGCATTAAGAGCGGGTTTGTTACATGATATTGGAAAGGCTATGGATTTTGAACAAGAAGGTAGTCATGTTGAACTTGGAGCCAACTTATTGAAACGTTTAAAAATGAATGAAACTTTAGTTAATTGTATAGAAGCGCATCATGGAGATGTTGAAAAAAAATCAGTGTATGCTGAAATAACTGCAATAGCAGATACAATTAGTGCTGCGCGATTTGGTGCTAGAAATAATAGTGCTGATGAATTTTTTGAAAGATTAAAAGATGTTGAAGAAGCTTGCTTAAAATTTGAGGGTGTTTTAAAGGCTTATGTATTCCAATCAGGAAGACAAATAAGAGTTATTGTTAACCCTGATATAATTGAAGATAGTCAACTTAAAAATATGACTTACTTAATTAAAGAAAAGATTAGAGAAATAAATAAAACACCTGGTGATATTTATATAACTCTAATTAGAGAAAGAAGAGAGTCTATAAAAATTTAA
- a CDS encoding CinA family protein yields MNYLLDYLKKNNYTLSSCESFTGGLFAHSFTNISGASNYFKGGYVCYSNEFKIEQLNINEQIIKNHSEVSLETLVAMLNNTQDILKTDVCFAFTGFATPIDKSNPRTGLSYVGFAIKDKQYSYEFVIKEDISREQYKIKAIDFLLNKFKEI; encoded by the coding sequence ATGAATTATTTATTAGATTATTTGAAGAAAAACAACTACACACTATCTAGTTGTGAATCTTTTACAGGCGGATTATTTGCACACTCATTTACAAATATTTCTGGAGCAAGCAATTACTTTAAGGGTGGTTATGTTTGTTATTCAAATGAATTTAAAATTGAGCAGTTGAATATCAATGAACAAATAATTAAAAATCATAGTGAAGTTTCATTAGAAACATTAGTAGCGATGCTTAACAATACTCAGGATATCTTAAAAACAGATGTTTGTTTTGCTTTTACTGGATTTGCAACTCCAATAGATAAAAGTAATCCTAGAACTGGACTTAGTTATGTTGGTTTTGCAATAAAAGATAAACAATATAGTTACGAATTTGTTATTAAAGAAGATATTTCAAGAGAGCAATACAAAATAAAAGCAATTGATTTTTTATTAAATAAATTTAAAGAAATTTAA
- a CDS encoding HU family DNA-binding protein — MTKKELSEKLSSEFNTSKSDAEKMVGFIFDTITQSLVKQEEVAIAGFGKFVSAERAAREGVNPSTGAKIQIPATKVAKFKVAKQLKEAVAK, encoded by the coding sequence ATGACTAAAAAAGAATTATCTGAAAAATTATCATCAGAGTTCAACACATCAAAAAGTGATGCAGAAAAAATGGTTGGATTTATATTTGACACTATTACTCAAAGCTTAGTTAAACAAGAAGAAGTGGCTATTGCCGGTTTTGGAAAATTTGTTTCAGCTGAGAGAGCAGCACGTGAAGGTGTTAATCCATCTACTGGTGCAAAAATTCAAATTCCTGCAACAAAAGTTGCTAAATTTAAAGTTGCAAAACAACTTAAAGAAGCAGTAGCTAAATAA
- the der gene encoding ribosome biogenesis GTPase Der produces MARKGVVAIVGRPNVGKSTLFNRIIKEKKAIVEDKPGVTRDRMYGKAEWLTRNFIIVDTGGITIQDTEFSAQIRMQAEIAMQEADVIIFTLDFREGITIEDEAVAKILYKTNKPVILVANKYDKKEKFDESYAFMSLGFGEPFLISSSHGIGIGDLLDKILEQLPKFAENNLDEETKLAIVGRPNVGKSSLVNALVNEERMIVSDIAGTTIDSVDTKIKVDGKNYVIIDTAGMRKKGRIYETVEKYSYLRSMTSINKADIVLLMLDASVSISDQDTNIGGFAFEENKPIIIVGNKWDLVSKDSNTIKKKEEEIKAYFKYLSYASIIFISAKEKKRINKIFDLVELVKTNIKKRIRTSILNEIFNRAQLINPAPNHNGGRLKIYYASQVEAYLPTFVLFVNNPSYVHFSYKRFLENQIRAQFDFSGVPISIIFRERK; encoded by the coding sequence ATGGCAAGAAAAGGTGTTGTTGCAATTGTAGGACGGCCAAACGTTGGTAAATCTACTCTTTTTAACAGAATAATAAAAGAAAAAAAAGCTATTGTTGAAGATAAACCGGGTGTAACTCGAGATAGAATGTATGGTAAAGCTGAGTGACTAACCAGAAATTTTATAATAGTTGATACAGGAGGTATCACTATTCAAGACACTGAATTCTCAGCTCAAATTAGAATGCAAGCTGAGATAGCTATGCAAGAAGCTGATGTTATCATTTTTACACTTGATTTTCGTGAGGGTATCACAATTGAAGATGAGGCGGTTGCCAAAATACTTTATAAAACTAATAAGCCAGTTATTTTGGTTGCAAATAAATATGATAAAAAAGAAAAGTTTGATGAATCATATGCTTTTATGTCTTTAGGATTTGGAGAACCATTTTTAATTTCATCATCTCATGGAATTGGTATTGGTGATTTGCTAGACAAAATCTTAGAGCAACTTCCAAAGTTTGCAGAAAACAATTTAGATGAAGAGACTAAACTTGCAATCGTAGGTCGTCCCAACGTTGGTAAATCTAGTCTTGTAAATGCACTTGTAAATGAAGAAAGAATGATAGTTTCTGATATTGCTGGAACAACAATTGACAGTGTAGATACCAAGATCAAAGTTGATGGAAAAAACTATGTAATAATAGATACTGCTGGAATGAGAAAAAAAGGTAGAATTTATGAAACTGTTGAAAAGTATAGTTATTTGAGATCAATGACTTCAATCAACAAAGCAGATATTGTATTGTTAATGCTTGATGCAAGTGTTTCAATAAGTGATCAAGATACAAATATTGGTGGGTTTGCATTTGAAGAAAATAAACCTATAATAATAGTAGGCAACAAGTGAGATCTTGTGAGCAAAGATTCAAATACGATAAAGAAAAAAGAAGAAGAAATAAAAGCATACTTTAAGTATTTAAGTTATGCAAGCATTATTTTTATTTCTGCAAAAGAAAAGAAAAGAATAAATAAAATTTTTGACCTAGTAGAACTTGTTAAAACTAATATTAAGAAGCGCATTAGAACAAGTATTTTAAATGAAATTTTCAATAGAGCACAATTAATAAACCCAGCCCCAAACCACAATGGAGGTAGGCTGAAAATATATTATGCATCTCAAGTAGAAGCTTATTTACCAACTTTTGTGCTTTTTGTAAATAACCCGAGTTATGTTCACTTTTCTTATAAGAGATTTTTAGAAAACCAAATTAGAGCTCAGTTTGATTTTAGTGGTGTTCCAATATCTATTATATTTCGAGAAAGGAAATAG
- a CDS encoding ECF transporter S component: MIKELDDKFKSPEDDSHNHDVPDHKENDQIGDHYHDKHHIDSKGNHDDIKDSDFDIINSIYTSKRNLIFRISLTGVFLALASCGSAFDMLGEKFFRLPINDVNLSIRYFDILIICLSIGSLGPLFSSLLAVVIPWFHLLMDSDHTAMAMLIDSFGYLLVVWVMWFSYYVVFRNSYIHKDPNRKKDLFKRWMPIVFFIPIVVIFYTIFTVLIIYVTDVYGEEDHEEVEHLVTHLKGIFFHEHEEGAEDIWDNFKSHYVSSTAIIFGFEILRFSLCYVFFAIIEPQIKKLNHRYR, encoded by the coding sequence ATGATTAAAGAATTAGACGATAAATTCAAATCTCCTGAAGATGATAGTCACAACCACGATGTTCCAGATCATAAAGAAAATGATCAAATAGGTGATCATTATCATGACAAGCATCACATTGACTCAAAAGGGAATCATGATGATATTAAAGACTCAGACTTTGATATCATTAATAGTATTTATACAAGTAAGCGTAATTTAATATTTAGAATATCATTAACGGGGGTATTTTTAGCATTAGCAAGCTGTGGTAGTGCTTTTGATATGTTAGGTGAAAAATTTTTTAGATTACCGATAAATGATGTAAATCTATCAATAAGATATTTTGATATTTTGATTATTTGTTTGTCAATTGGTAGTTTAGGACCGCTATTTTCAAGCTTGCTAGCTGTAGTTATTCCTTGATTTCATTTATTAATGGATTCAGACCACACTGCAATGGCTATGCTTATTGATTCATTTGGTTATTTGTTAGTTGTATGAGTTATGTGATTTTCATATTACGTAGTATTTAGAAATTCATACATTCATAAAGATCCAAACAGAAAAAAAGATTTATTCAAAAGATGAATGCCAATAGTGTTTTTCATACCGATAGTTGTAATTTTCTACACTATATTTACAGTTTTAATAATCTATGTAACCGATGTTTATGGAGAAGAAGATCACGAAGAAGTAGAACACCTTGTAACTCATCTTAAAGGAATATTCTTTCATGAACACGAAGAAGGTGCAGAAGATATTTGAGATAATTTTAAAAGTCACTATGTTTCTTCAACAGCAATAATATTTGGTTTTGAAATTTTAAGATTTTCACTGTGCTATGTATTTTTTGCAATTATTGAACCACAAATCAAAAAATTAAACCATAGATATAGATAA
- a CDS encoding DivIVA domain-containing protein, which produces MANYIKLTNNDILNKDFDIEYKGYKVEEVDAFLDVILEDYKVFEEMKKNFEEEKAALLKRNEVLEEELAKTRGVLKLTKEQQEALSREGLSSAQILQRISNLEKKNFDK; this is translated from the coding sequence ATGGCAAATTACATAAAATTGACAAATAATGACATTTTAAACAAAGATTTTGACATTGAATACAAGGGCTATAAAGTTGAAGAAGTTGATGCTTTTTTAGATGTTATTTTAGAAGATTACAAAGTATTTGAAGAAATGAAAAAAAATTTTGAAGAAGAAAAAGCTGCTTTATTAAAAAGAAACGAAGTTTTAGAAGAAGAACTTGCAAAAACTAGAGGTGTTTTAAAACTTACAAAAGAACAACAAGAAGCTTTATCTAGAGAAGGATTGAGCAGTGCTCAAATTCTCCAAAGAATATCAAACCTGGAAAAAAAGAATTTTGATAAATAA
- the recA gene encoding recombinase RecA, which yields MIKKEEKNINEGAILNMDNNIYDDPSFKAVLKDIEKTFGKGSIMRLGDKIDGIVDCISTGSFLLDRAIGIGGYPKGRIIEIFGPESSGKTTLSLHAIAEAQKANGRAAFIDAEHALDPRYAKNLGVDIENLIVAQPDSGEQALDILEMLVKSGTMEIVVVDSVAALVPKSELEGEMSDQQIGLQARLMSKALRKLNGIISKTNTTVIFINQLREKVGVIFGNPETTPGGRALRFYSSLRIEVRKGENITTNGEVSASRVKLKVVKNKVSAPFKSCQITIAYNKGIEKDLEIIELATLYNVLTRAGVWYSYNEEKIGQGKESVRDWMQKNPDKAKEIQNKLQELLK from the coding sequence ATGATAAAAAAAGAGGAAAAAAACATTAATGAAGGAGCGATTTTAAATATGGATAATAATATTTATGACGACCCATCATTTAAAGCTGTTCTAAAAGATATAGAAAAAACTTTTGGAAAAGGTTCAATCATGAGACTTGGAGATAAAATTGATGGAATAGTCGATTGTATTTCTACAGGAAGTTTTTTATTGGATAGAGCTATTGGAATTGGTGGTTATCCTAAAGGAAGAATTATAGAAATTTTTGGACCAGAGTCAAGTGGTAAAACAACACTTTCTCTACATGCTATTGCAGAAGCACAAAAAGCAAATGGTAGAGCTGCATTTATTGATGCTGAACATGCATTAGATCCAAGATATGCTAAAAACTTAGGAGTGGACATCGAAAATTTAATTGTAGCACAACCAGATTCTGGAGAACAAGCTTTAGATATATTAGAAATGCTTGTTAAATCTGGAACTATGGAAATTGTTGTTGTTGATTCAGTTGCTGCTTTAGTTCCAAAAAGTGAACTTGAAGGTGAGATGTCAGATCAACAAATCGGATTACAAGCACGTTTGATGTCAAAAGCATTAAGAAAATTAAATGGGATAATTTCTAAAACCAATACTACAGTTATATTTATAAATCAGTTAAGAGAAAAAGTAGGAGTTATTTTTGGAAATCCTGAAACCACTCCTGGAGGTAGAGCATTAAGATTCTACTCTTCACTTAGAATTGAAGTTAGAAAAGGTGAAAATATAACTACAAATGGAGAAGTTAGTGCATCAAGAGTTAAATTAAAAGTTGTAAAAAATAAAGTTTCGGCACCTTTCAAAAGTTGCCAAATTACAATTGCTTATAACAAAGGTATTGAAAAAGACCTTGAAATCATTGAATTAGCAACACTATACAATGTATTAACAAGAGCAGGGGTTTGGTATTCATATAATGAAGAAAAAATTGGCCAAGGAAAAGAATCTGTGAGAGATTGAATGCAAAAAAACCCAGATAAAGCTAAAGAAATACAAAATAAGTTACAAGAATTATTAAAATAA
- the mreB gene encoding rod shape-determining protein, with translation MAKKPLFVSLDLGTAYTLIYVSKQGIVYNEPSIVAYKIKENKIVAVGEDAYKMIGKANKNLRIVRPMVDGVITDVKATQAQLNHIFAKLRIQQLLKGSVMLLACPSLITDLEKKALEKIAYSLGASKVYIEEEVKMAALGGGVNINSPSGQLIIDMGGGTTDVAVIASGDIVISKSIKIAGNVLNEEILKFVRSQRGMEIGIKTAETVKVKMGSLAKYPDERSMKIYGRDVVSGLPREVEISPQEIREVLKISIAKIIDLTVRVLEETPPELAGDIFRNGITLCGGTALIKGIDKYFGDTMQLPTKIGDQPLLAVINGTKKFEQNIYDQLREESFKQKSNKEF, from the coding sequence ATGGCAAAAAAACCATTATTTGTCTCATTAGATTTAGGAACAGCATATACATTAATTTATGTTTCAAAACAAGGTATTGTATATAATGAACCATCAATTGTGGCATATAAGATAAAAGAAAATAAAATAGTAGCAGTCGGTGAAGATGCTTATAAAATGATTGGTAAAGCAAATAAAAACTTAAGAATAGTTAGACCAATGGTTGACGGAGTAATAACTGATGTAAAAGCTACACAAGCACAACTAAACCATATATTTGCAAAACTAAGAATTCAACAATTGTTAAAAGGAAGTGTTATGCTTTTGGCTTGTCCATCATTAATAACTGATCTTGAAAAAAAAGCATTAGAAAAAATAGCTTATAGTTTAGGGGCTTCAAAAGTTTATATTGAAGAAGAAGTAAAAATGGCAGCCCTTGGAGGGGGAGTTAATATAAATTCACCTTCTGGACAATTAATAATTGATATGGGAGGAGGAACAACTGACGTTGCTGTCATTGCATCTGGTGATATTGTTATTTCAAAATCAATTAAAATTGCTGGAAATGTATTAAATGAAGAAATTTTGAAATTTGTAAGATCACAAAGAGGAATGGAAATTGGAATCAAAACCGCTGAAACAGTTAAAGTGAAAATGGGCTCATTGGCAAAATATCCTGATGAAAGATCTATGAAAATATATGGTAGAGATGTGGTTTCTGGCTTACCTCGTGAAGTAGAGATTTCTCCTCAAGAAATAAGAGAAGTTTTAAAAATCTCTATAGCAAAAATAATTGATTTAACTGTTAGAGTATTAGAAGAAACTCCTCCTGAACTAGCCGGAGATATCTTTAGAAATGGTATTACATTATGTGGAGGTACAGCATTAATTAAAGGTATTGATAAATACTTTGGAGATACAATGCAATTACCAACAAAAATAGGAGATCAACCTTTATTGGCAGTTATAAATGGTACTAAAAAATTTGAACAAAATATCTATGACCAATTAAGAGAAGAATCATTTAAACAAAAAAGTAACAAAGAATTTTAA
- a CDS encoding ferredoxin: MKKTWIDKSMCIGCEACVSIDEDDILFMDEDGLAEAKENDKELINCQMVCPTGAVKIGEDK, from the coding sequence ATGAAAAAAACTTGAATAGATAAATCAATGTGCATAGGTTGTGAAGCATGTGTTAGCATTGATGAAGATGATATATTATTTATGGACGAAGATGGATTGGCAGAAGCTAAGGAAAATGATAAAGAATTAATTAATTGCCAAATGGTTTGTCCTACTGGCGCTGTTAAAATTGGAGAAGATAAATAA
- the cmk gene encoding (d)CMP kinase, translated as MNKKINVAVDGTASSGKSSVMNIVAKNLGFKFIDTGLMYRAFTKFCINEKIDFLNTNDILKKLEEFDCIYKDDEKIFVRNKDYTAYLSDYDVTKNISYISVVPKVREKMVEMQKQMALCGGVIMVGRDITTVVLPEADIKLYFDCSPEVRAKRRFLQNQKNNIEPNVYEDILDGVIKRDLADKGRSVGALKIAKDAIVIDTSNMTLEEVINSIENKINNYL; from the coding sequence ATGAACAAAAAAATTAATGTAGCTGTTGATGGTACTGCTAGTAGTGGGAAAAGCTCAGTTATGAATATAGTAGCAAAAAACCTGGGTTTTAAATTTATAGATACAGGTTTAATGTATAGAGCATTTACAAAATTTTGTATAAATGAAAAGATTGATTTTTTAAATACAAATGATATACTAAAAAAACTTGAAGAGTTTGATTGTATTTATAAAGACGATGAAAAAATTTTTGTGCGAAATAAAGATTACACAGCTTATCTATCAGATTATGATGTCACTAAAAATATTTCTTATATTTCAGTTGTTCCAAAAGTAAGGGAAAAAATGGTCGAAATGCAAAAGCAAATGGCATTATGTGGTGGAGTTATTATGGTTGGTAGAGATATAACAACTGTGGTTTTACCTGAAGCAGATATAAAACTTTATTTTGACTGTTCACCAGAAGTAAGAGCCAAAAGAAGATTTTTGCAAAATCAAAAAAATAATATTGAACCAAATGTTTATGAAGATATTCTAGATGGTGTTATAAAAAGAGATTTAGCAGACAAAGGCAGATCTGTTGGTGCTTTAAAAATTGCTAAAGATGCAATTGTTATTGACACAAGTAATATGACACTAGAAGAAGTTATCAATAGCATTGAAAATAAAATAAACAATTATTTATAA
- a CDS encoding DnaD family protein: MFHLFKAGIISKRTLLILNYSKLSINENQLAIILIIMELSNDEQKNFTPSEIAKYMSIEKDLIEQEISKLLVDGLISIEQVGKKTQLDLLPLFNKLIFKLEEESASFSHDKKFVFVEQLMSIKLSAEEVAIIEDYVKKGLSKTKMVSLITEKKIKDFTGLVKELDNYLAKTKTLKLTRYNWLND, translated from the coding sequence ATGTTTCATTTATTCAAAGCAGGAATTATTAGCAAAAGAACTCTTTTAATCTTAAACTACTCAAAACTTTCAATAAACGAAAATCAATTAGCAATAATATTAATAATAATGGAATTATCAAATGATGAACAAAAAAACTTTACTCCATCAGAGATAGCTAAATATATGTCTATAGAAAAAGATTTAATAGAACAAGAAATTAGTAAATTACTTGTTGATGGTTTAATTAGTATTGAGCAAGTTGGTAAAAAAACTCAATTAGATCTTTTACCACTTTTCAATAAATTAATTTTTAAACTAGAAGAAGAATCAGCAAGTTTCAGTCATGATAAGAAATTTGTCTTTGTTGAACAACTTATGTCAATAAAATTGTCTGCTGAAGAAGTGGCAATAATAGAAGATTATGTTAAAAAAGGACTTTCAAAAACTAAAATGGTTTCATTAATAACTGAGAAAAAAATTAAAGATTTTACAGGATTAGTAAAAGAATTAGATAATTATCTGGCAAAAACAAAAACTTTAAAATTAACTAGATACAACTGATTAAATGATTAA
- a CDS encoding NAD(P)H-dependent glycerol-3-phosphate dehydrogenase, producing the protein MKKAKIAIIGTGAYGTVLANVLSDNGHDVLMFGIDEMQVKDINNNHLNTRFFHDLLINESIKATMDFSEAMENAEIVILSTPTFAIDDAIDNIIKYGKREMHIINVAKGLDAENLGLLSERIKNRLKDSGVMKSYGAIYGPSVASEVLLRKPTCIMSCNEDIEIAKYIAELFSNDYFVVRATSDVVGCEVAAALKNTVAIASGILFGFSAADNAKASLITIGHQEMFVIAKEFGAKIETFMNFATLGDLILTASSIKSRNFSLGVQIAENDDANSVLRFHKNTVEGVKTCEIAYKIIKKHKISCPLFEIMYRILYNKSKPSILINDIFKNAKVV; encoded by the coding sequence ATGAAGAAAGCAAAAATAGCTATAATAGGTACTGGAGCATATGGTACTGTTCTAGCAAATGTTTTATCAGACAATGGACATGATGTTTTGATGTTTGGAATTGATGAAATGCAAGTTAAAGATATTAATAATAACCACCTAAATACGAGGTTTTTTCATGACCTTTTAATAAATGAATCAATCAAAGCGACCATGGATTTTAGTGAAGCTATGGAAAATGCTGAAATTGTAATATTATCTACTCCAACTTTCGCTATTGATGATGCAATTGATAATATAATCAAATATGGTAAAAGAGAGATGCACATAATCAATGTTGCAAAAGGATTAGACGCTGAAAATCTAGGTTTATTAAGTGAAAGAATAAAAAATAGACTTAAAGATTCAGGGGTTATGAAAAGCTATGGTGCTATTTATGGTCCATCAGTTGCTTCTGAGGTACTTTTAAGAAAACCAACATGCATAATGAGCTGTAATGAAGATATTGAAATTGCTAAATATATAGCAGAATTATTTTCAAATGATTATTTTGTTGTAAGAGCTACATCTGATGTGGTTGGTTGTGAAGTTGCGGCCGCTTTAAAAAACACCGTAGCTATTGCAAGTGGTATTTTATTTGGATTTAGTGCCGCTGATAATGCGAAAGCTTCATTGATCACAATTGGTCATCAAGAAATGTTCGTTATAGCAAAAGAGTTTGGTGCAAAAATAGAAACATTTATGAATTTTGCAACATTAGGAGATTTAATTCTAACAGCTAGCTCAATAAAATCAAGAAATTTCTCATTAGGAGTTCAAATAGCAGAAAATGATGATGCAAATTCTGTTCTTAGGTTCCATAAAAATACAGTTGAGGGTGTCAAAACTTGTGAAATAGCCTATAAAATAATCAAAAAACATAAAATTTCTTGCCCTTTATTTGAAATAATGTATAGAATACTATATAATAAGTCTAAGCCTAGCATACTTATTAATGATATTTTTAAGAATGCAAAGGTAGTATAG
- a CDS encoding Holliday junction resolvase RecU encodes MIIKNKGMFLETILNNSVDYLLERKLLIQKIPINNSLISVENNVIKAKLDKNNFCDYIGIYKGSYLEFEAKETSLDHFSFSNIKQNQIDKLNQIKELMGISFLIIYFHKYNEFFGISLEEVKNYKSKKIPYSWFKEFGYKLEFDKIHLNIVPYINHLISCI; translated from the coding sequence ATGATTATTAAAAATAAAGGAATGTTTTTAGAAACAATATTGAATAACTCTGTTGATTACTTACTTGAAAGAAAACTCCTTATACAAAAAATACCTATAAACAACTCTTTAATTAGTGTTGAAAACAATGTCATTAAAGCAAAATTAGATAAAAATAATTTTTGTGATTACATCGGTATTTACAAAGGTTCTTACTTAGAGTTTGAAGCTAAAGAAACAAGTTTAGATCACTTTAGTTTTTCAAATATAAAACAAAACCAAATTGATAAGCTAAATCAGATTAAAGAACTTATGGGTATTAGTTTTTTAATCATATATTTTCATAAATATAATGAGTTTTTTGGTATTTCATTAGAAGAGGTTAAAAATTATAAGAGTAAAAAAATACCCTATTCTTGGTTTAAAGAATTTGGGTATAAATTAGAATTTGATAAAATACATTTAAATATTGTTCCTTATATTAATCATTTAATCAGTTGTATCTAG